Proteins from one Microcoleus sp. FACHB-672 genomic window:
- a CDS encoding NfeD family protein: MDTLFTDTVKMFPQPLLGIVEQAIAYNQRGRVKFDGTYWPARFYNPDCQATVSPNQFVSVVAREGITLLVVPIDPITLPESPIELSDSEAAFAGTDSGRQMYWEERLSRRTSVPVF, from the coding sequence ATGGACACCCTATTCACTGACACTGTCAAAATGTTCCCACAACCTCTTTTAGGTATCGTCGAACAAGCCATCGCTTACAATCAGCGAGGACGAGTTAAATTTGACGGGACATACTGGCCGGCACGCTTCTACAATCCAGATTGTCAAGCGACTGTGTCGCCTAACCAGTTTGTGAGTGTCGTTGCACGCGAAGGCATTACGCTGCTGGTAGTCCCCATCGATCCGATAACTTTACCGGAATCTCCCATTGAACTGTCAGACAGTGAGGCAGCTTTTGCCGGCACTGACTCCGGGCGTCAGATGTACTGGGAAGAACGTTTAAGCCGACGGACTTCTGTTCCTGTATTTTAG